Genomic window (Mus caroli chromosome 14, CAROLI_EIJ_v1.1, whole genome shotgun sequence):
TTCTTGTAGAATATGTGCTCAGATCTGAGTTATATTTAGTTGTGGAAGGTAAGTTGAAGAGTACTTTTGATCAGTTTATGATTCAGTTTATGATTTTAGTTTTTGCCTTCATGTTATACATTTATGATTTGAAACTGTACATCTGTTACCTTGAAAAACATTGAAGAAAGTACTGAAGTATGCATGGAGGTGGTTTAAGCATAATACCTAACCCAAGAAAGAGTATAAATGGACACAAGCTGTGCCTTGCACGTAACTGTGCAAGGGTAGACTGCCTATATATACAGATGGCCTGGATTCTTTATTTCCTTGTTATCAAttatagtgttttgtttgtttcagggtTGGAATTCTCAACCAGAAATaatactttctaaaatattttaaaattcagcttGTGCTTTGGATTATAGAAGGAAATTATACTTTAAGAAAatgttcacaaaaaaaaaaaaagggactatTACAGATCCCAATATTTGGATTAGGTGaccttgtctttctctcttttcttgagAGATGGTCCTACTACCAaccctggctggactggaactcactgtatagaccaggctagtctcaaactcctgcctcttcctcccaagtgctgggattgagggcAGGTACCATAATGCTCAGCAACCACAACCCTGTCTTTCTAACATGGCCCTAGCGTAAGCACTGAGGCAGTGTACAGTGCTCAGGCAGCAGCAAACGTTTCACGAGGGTGGTTTTGAACCTGCTTTATCCTACTTGGGTGGCTGTGTGGTGCTGACGCTGCCACTGCCCTGTTGTTCATTGAGAATGATTGTTAAATGACACTCTTCCTTTAGAATATAACGGATCAGTACTACTCATGTTTAATTGCCATGCTTAATAAATCATGAGAACAAAAGAGTATAGAATGGAAAGCATTCCCTGGTAGCTACTTTAAATAGGAGCCCTGTAACTTAATACCAGTAGTCAACCACTGGATCTCAATTTTCatcaagtattttaaataatcttaaattttaaaaaacgtACTGCAGAGTATGCCAGTATCTTATTGTTAAAACTGAATCAAATAAATCTTCGATTCCTGGTTATTTGGACCATTGACTCATCATGGACTATATAATGTAATCAGATTCTTTTCTCTTAAGGTATCCTTGAATTACACCAAAGAACCAGAAACTTAATTTtggttaaattatttatttatttcatgcattaattttctttttctttttaaaggtttagaTGAGGCTCCTTAGGGAGTCTCTAAAACCGCTTCACTATCAGCAACCTGGAGTACTAGAAGCCAGAGTACTCTTCCTCCTGGCTCCTTCCCAGTGCTCTAGTGCTGTAGGAACCAAGAGCCAGCCCCAGGTTCCCCGAGGCAGTATAAATCCAGCACAGGGGGCTGTGTCCCTAAGGCAAGCCCTGattacctttaaaaaacaaaaacaaaaacaaaaaaaaacataaaaaaactaattaattaaaagcaTTTAAGGCACTATTTATTTTAGAATCATGCTTTTGAAGAGTATCAGTGATTACTTAGGGTATAATATTTAAAGATCAGACatcttcaaaaacagaaaaagcccTGACTTAAGGCAGTACAAGTAAACAACACACTTTCTCATGACTTAAGAACTGTAGTAATGTGGCTTAGGAAATATAATGGCCtaattgttttcaaaatgtaAGTTCCTGTGAAGAATTTTGTTTATATTGGGTTGGGGACCTATAGGTTTAAAATAGAATGTCAATCAGCTGACTTAAAAAACGTTGGTTTTACTAAGTCTGCCTTCCCCTTCTAAGGAAGAACTGAGTGGGTGAGGGACACGTATGTAAAATCTCCAAATGGATGTTACAGCTTTCAGCTTGGACGTTTGTTTCCAGACCTGATTAAAATTTGGTTTATTCTAATTTCTGTACTATATCATCTGAGGTTTTAAGTGGTAACTGGTTCTATACCATGTATGTATCATATGTTTGTTCATCAAAGCTTTTTaatccaaataaaaacaagagtttGCAAAGTGATTTGGACCAGCCAGGTTTGGTGGTTCTGTTTAAAGTGTGTCAGATGTTTGGAGCAGACTGAAGACGACTCTTACAAGCCCTGATTTCATCACGCTGAGGAGGGTAGGGCTGCCAGTTCATGTAAGAATGCACTTCTGGTCAGGGTGAGATCCAGCATGGAGACCCCATGCAGCCTGGCATCCCCACGACTCTCAGGATGTGCAGCATGAGCAGGAACAAAACAAGGGTTTCAAAAAGGAAGGACACGTTACTGCGGGTAGGGAGTGTCTATAAGCAGAAACTGTGACCATAAGACAAGTGGTCCAGGTAAACCTTTAGTTTTACAAGTTCTTAAAATGTGTCATAATTTCAGTAGAAAATGATGGTAAAATCAGCAAGCTGTTTTCTTCTAACACCACTTTGCAAAGCCCTGTAATTTTTGTCCTGAGACTGCAGGGAAGGATACACAGCCACCTATGCCCATGAGTGAAGGATTTCTGATACCTAACATTCCACCCAAGCCCTACACAAACAAATACAGGTAATGGTTTTGTGCCTTTTTAATTTGAGAGTATGTATGCTGGGTCAGCTGGCTGAAACTGAAAGCTCAATACTGAATAAATTAACGGGCTATTATTCCCCTTCAATGGGGTGTTATATATTCATGTCTTGGTGGTGGTTCATAAACGGGGCAAGGTGTTTTGATATTCCTTTACAAGGAGAAAAATTACTTTGGAAAACTCTATGGTCCAAGAATACACTTTTCTTTAGAGAAAACTCACTGTGAAAAATTCAGACATTAAAAGAGAAACTAATGTGATTAAGAAAACaataggaattttaaaaagttgtccAAGATAGAGTGGCATAAGAAAACTATTGTTCCTTCATTGCTTACTATGCCTTAATGTAGGTGCTGTCCCCAGCAGTTCATATGATAGTCTTTTTCCCAGTATCACAATGGAGGTAAGTTACAGTAAATGCTAAGTTTTTATCTGTCTGGCCTAGTAGCTGACACTTACGTAGTCCAGATACTTAGGGGgataaggcaggaagattgcaggttcacagccagcctggataattagtaagaccctgtcttaaaaaaaaaaaagtaaaaggatggAGATTCTTGTCTGGTATATGTAAAGCCTACGATTATTTTAGGGAGTTAAAAACGTATACCccgaggctggagagaaggctcctgggttgagtgcttgctgttctGGAAGACCCACATTTGATCGCCAGCACACACTGCGGGGTTATGATTATTGACAACTCTAGCTCCACAGGTGGCCTCTGGGCACCTGCaggcatgtgtacatacacacatacatatcattttacatttttaattattcaaaattattaaaataacttaaaattcttCACAGCTTCCAAGCTAATGTgttcttaaaatgttttgtatTAAATGTCAAAATCAAGTTGCCTGCTAGTTTCAAGTTCCTTTAATAAAACTCATGAGGAAGAGATAAGAAATGTGGacagggggatggagagatggctcagtgggtaagagcacccgactgctcttccgaaggtccggagttcaaatcccagcaaccacatggtggctcacaaccatctgtaactagctctgactctgtcttctggagtgtctgaagacagctacagtgtacttacatataataaataaataaaatccttaaaaaaaaaaaaaaagaaatgtggacagGAAAGGAGCTATAGCAAGATACAAGCTGGCATTTACTGTTTCCCATAACAGGCTGAGGACTcttcaacttttgtttttttcttttcaagacagggtttctctgtgtagccctggctgtcctggaacttgtttctctagaccaaactggcctcaacaTCCAAagtccaccagcctctgcctcccaagtgctgggattaaaggcaatgggccagccgggcgtggtgtcgcacgcctttaatcccagcactcaggaggcagaggcaggcggatttctgagtttgaggccagcctggtctacagagtgagttccaggacagccagggctacacagagaaaccctgtctcgaacaaacaaacaaacaaaggcatggCCACCACACCCTCAAGTACTCAACTTCTAAAACTGAAAGTATAGCCACATGATTGAGAATTATGCAACTTGTTACACAGAAATCGAATCAATGTAGTGTCTTTGAGGTTTAATTCACACTCCAAATGGCACAAGTAGACCTATTAGTTGTGGTGTATCTCCTTCCCCGGTGGCATTATTACTGACAACCAACAGTGCGCTGAACCTGATGCCGTCTGAACAGCTAAGACTGTCTTTTCCCCccccaggtttctctgtgtagccctggctgtcctggaactctctctgtagaccaggctggcctcgaactcagaaatctgcctgcctctgcctcccaagtgctgggactaaaggcgtgcaccaccacgcccagccagctAAGACTCTTTACGCTGAGTTGATCCTAACATTAGCAGCAAACTCAAAATAGGGAAAAGTTGCTAGAGAAAAAATTAAGGGactatttttttcaagacagagtctcatcCTAGTCCATCCTAGCCTTGAgttactgatcctcctgcctccacctctactGCACCCCACACCCATCTAGAAGTGTTGGTGACAGGGATGATTAGCTTCATGTTACCCTGTCTGTGGCCTTTAAGCATCAGCTGCTTCgtattttaaaacttacttttttttcaaactcacagagatccacctgcctctgcttcccaagtactgggattaaaggcatgcaccaccatgcctggctgaaacttactttttctttaaaatgcaggCCACTTTCTTGTTTGAAAGCATGGACATTCCTTTTTCTAGTAGTGATCCAAACTCATACTGGGGTCCAACTGCCCAGTTGCCTTTAGTAGACTCTGCCTGATTTGACTGGACTGTATGTTAACTTTCTTGCTTGTGTGCAGACTGCACTAGCAGAGCAGTATGTAGTCACTaaggaaacaacacacacacacacacacacacacagcaaaaactTACAAATTGGAAAAGGACAGAAAGATGACCTGTGTAGTTACCCTAGTTAAGGTGATCTTGAAAAGGAGATCTTTTACTGCCATGGTTTCGTTGGaattctgtcaaaaaaaaaaaaaaaaccaccaaggctggggctagagagagactCTTCTgctcactttctgctcttccaagAAACCCAAGCTTCATTCCCAACATTCACACGAGGTAGTTCACAGCCTTCCCAGCTTCAGGGAACCCAGTGCTTCTGCTCTCTCACACATGCGCAAATGGACACAgccgcatgcatgcacgcatgcatataTACTTACGTGCGTACATACATACCTacgattaatttttttttcttttaaagggctTCACAAATAATCCAGACTGCATTGCAAAacatcttggttgatttttgaaTAGCTTATGAAATGTCTTGTGAGACACTGAGTTTTAGGAAGATAGTATCCCATAGTGACTTCAGATATAGTCAAGTAGAGACTAGAACTATGAAAATTCTTTGTAAAGGCAATTTTTGGACTAATAAACAATTGCTAAAGGATTAGGATTCAGAAAAGAATGAATgcgtgtgggtgttttgcctgcatgtatatatgtacaccgTAGGAGTTCAAtgtccacaaaggccagaagatgcTGTTGGAGATAGAAATGTTTGTCAGCTGTCGAGGGGGTCCTGGGAGTCCCTTGAAAGAGTATGATCTTAGTGGCACTAAGGAAACAGAGGTAGGGATTtccttgagtttaaggccagcccagTGGAGAGTAAGacttataaaaacacaaaatggcTGAAATCAACACTGAAATTCATATTTACTTTATTAGCTTATGAAGATTGGTTTCTGATGTATCTTCCAGCCTTCTTTGATACTGTCTTTCTGAAGCTTTTCTACGGTAGACATCATCTGTATCAAACAAAAGTGTTGCTTAGATTTTTAAgaaacaagatttttaaaatacatatttttattttatgttatatgcaTTGTTATTTTGActgtgggtaggtgggtgggtgtggaaccccctggagctggagttacagttgtgagctgtcacgtgggtgctgggaatcgaacctggaccagtgcacttaactgctgagccatctcacagccctGAAGCCGAGGAATTTAGAAATAGAAACTGGGGATCAGtggcagagagcttgcctagcataagGAAGGCCCCAAGTGCCACCTcccacactgaaactaacagtcAGAAAGGTTGCTGTTGAGTCTGAGATAACAACAGGGGAAATATCCCAGAATCATGTCCTAGTATATCTTTCTGTTCTCAAAGATTTCCTTTGCCCAAGGCTCTCTGCTGCTCCCTTTCCTAAGCCCAAAACCTGAGGAAGGAgcgtgtgggtgttttgcctcagCGGCTATTTTTCCAAACTACTCATTTTCTGCCCTCgtgtataaaagaaaacatcttcctttctttaaaaaaaacaaatcctcTTCTTTCAGGGTTCATTTGATGGTCACCCTCTCAGGGATTTTACCACTGACTGCCAGCTCAGGTTTCTTGCCTGTGATGGTTTCTGTGCCTTTTTTGCCACCCATATTCTTGGGGGTGAAGGGCCAACCCCTTGGCCTCCCTTATGTCTCCGGTTACAGTGTTCCGAGGGAAGAATGCTGCTCCGATGACAACTGCTTTTccagtcctggctttcctggcctTGGAATTCATTCCCTTCCTCTGGCCCTTtggcttttctcttccctctcttggtTCCAAAACAGCTGAAGTTACTTCACACTCTACTTACTACCTTAACTCCTTGGCCCCCCTCTAAGACTCCAACCAGAGATTGCTCCAACTGCCTCACTTCTCAATTCATGCGGCCTGAGGCAACTCTAACTTGCTCTATTAACATGGCTGCAAGAGTTTCCTCAGCCCTGAATGACAGCACTCCCTtcatagagaaaggccactgtaAAGAACTCTAATTTTTATGGTTGATCCCACTGGGCACTGGGGCCTGTGAAGGTGGAGTCTCCCAGTCTCCcacagcctccccccacccccaccccccactttttCTCAGGAGATTGAATCCAAGAATTCCTGCATGCTGAAACAAGTGCTGCACCAAATGAGTGACAGCCCCAGCTCCAACCCCGCCTTTCTCATCAGCATTTGCatatccttcagtctctcctaGGGCAAAAGGTTACCTCCAGGTCACAGTCACTTTTCCTCAtcacttgtgatggtttgtatgtgcttggctcagagagtggcactattaggatttgtggccttgttggagtgggtatgtCACCGGagatgtgggcttaagaccctcaccctagctgcctggaagtcagtcgtcttctactagcagccttcagatgaagatgtaaaactctcggctccccctgcaccatgcctgtctggatgctgccatgttctcaccttgatgataatgaactgaacctctgaacctgtaagtcagcccaattaaatgttgtcctttataagacttgccttggtaatgattgttctcagcagtaaaaccctaagaaacCTGTCTTTAAGGATAACCttccagccaggcgtggtgaccagcgctcgggaggcagaggcaggcggatttctgagttcgaggccagcctggtctacaaagtgagttccaggacagccagggctatacagagaaaccctgtctcaaaaaactaaaaaaaaaaaaaaaaagaatagccttCCTGGTGTTCCTTCTGACCACTCTAAGTCACCTTAAACATGCTGAAGTCTGATGCCTCCATTACAGTTTAGCTGAATGGCCTGTAAACCCAGATGTCTGGCCCAAACTGTCCTCCTGAACTTGGGATCTTTAACCCGTTTCATCATGTCCTACCTTACACCCAGGATCACCCTGCCCatggatttaaaaataagtaatttttaaaaaagatttagtactatttatatgagtacacacactagaagagcgcatcagatcccattacagatggttgtgagccaccacgggttgctggggattgaactcaggacctctagaagagcagtgagtgctcctaactgctgagccatctctccagccccctgcctgtGTTCTGTACCTTCAGTGGAAGTACCAGCCCTGCCCTTCTGTCCCCTGAGAAGCTCCCATGCCCATCTCAATTACCAGACTTTATCAGCACTATAAGCTGTCCCAGGCCTACCCACTTCTTGGCATTCCTTCTGCCAGctagactaggccatcctctcaaGTCTGGCCAACCACACGGTGCCTGTGTCTCCATCAAAATCAATAGgctagagctgggcgtggtgtcgcacgcctttagtcccagcactcaggagaccggtggatttctgagttctaggccagactggtctacagagtgagttccaggacacccagggctatacagagaaaccctgtctcgaaaaagcaaaacaaaacaaaacaaaaaaatcaataggaTAGATTCTTCTTGTCCAGTACTTTTATGGCACTACACAGGGACCCTTCTATCCATGCCACCTTTCACTCTGTGCATCTGCTGCAGTCCCTCAAAACAGCATACACATAAGCCTCCAAGTTTCCAGGTTCACCATTGCCATGAAGTGAGCTTCATCGATCTTCCCCTTATCTAGGTAACAATCCTAAATGTCTATCTTTCCCCAAAGGCCTTCCCCATACCATCTGATCCAATGAAGTGGCCACCTAGGATTCTTAGACTACTCACAACCCTTATGGCATGCTTAATGGTAGGGGTAGGGGTTAAAATGGAGCTTGGGATCATGTGAGGCAATTATTCTCCTACCAAACTACACCATGAGCTCTTCTGAAACTTGCCTTCTTCGCTAGATATTCTCAGTTATTAAACATTAAGCGGAGGCCcatgcctgtaaacccagaggatgactttgaagattcaaggccagcatagtcgGGCTCCGTATCAAAGTATAGAAAGAgaaatcaggggctggagagatggctcagtggttaggagcactgactactcttccaaaggtcctgagttcaattcccagcaaccacatggtggctcacaaccatctgtaatgggatccaaagctctcttctggtgtctgaagactaTAGTGTAttcaaaataaatctgaaagaaagaaagaaagaaagaaagaaagaaagaaagaaagaaagaaagaacgaacgaacTCAATGGAGGCTTTGAAAGAACAACCTAAAATTCTCAAATGGTAAGTTACATGAGAGGCAGACAAAGGACCCAAAAGTTGGGAGAAAGCCTGAAAGGAACTGGCAGTTCCAGAGGCAGTCCTCAGAAATGCCAGACATTCTTTTCACAGTTCTGGGCGAAAGACATAACCTAAGGACAGCGAGTGACCAGTAGTAATTAGCTAGGACAGCCGGGATAACTTCCTCATGAGTTTGGGCCAAAGCTCTCAAACGGCAAGGGACTTAACCTGAATTTCTGAGCTATATCTCTGAATTTCCCTCAGGACTGGTTCCTCTTCCACATGCGAGTAATCCTGTTCCTTAGGCCCAAAGTCACCAGCAGGGCCAAGGACAGGCTACAAAGACCTGCATAGCCTGACTAGAGGCACGTGCCCTCTTCAAATGCCggaagaggaggagggctggATGCCAATGTGAACAAAATACAAGAGCCCTAAGGGCCTCCTGCCTCGCTGCACGAGACCTGTCAAAACACTGTTCCTAACGCCCAAAGTGAAAGGAGCTCTGCAACTGAATGGACCGCATACCCACGGGAGAAACGGAGGCTGCTGCACCCTCACTTACAGAAGGTCTCCTGGCCCACGCGCACTTTAATCATGATCCACTCCATCGCTCCTCCCAGGACAAAAAAGAAGGGCAGGAATCTGTAGATGCCGAATCGCTGCTTGCCGGGCACTCGCTGAAGAGCTCGCCTCACCTGGGCCCTGAAGAACATGACCGAGGCCTCCCTGTGGAGTAGGGACGGAACCAGGCAGACTGGTGTTCCCGGAGGCAGTACAAGTACCCCTGCGTGTCCCTGCGTGTCCGCGGAGTCCCGTGGACTGAGCACCAACACTCGACTTTAGCGCCACAACCCGGCCGCGAGAGTTAGGTCGCGGAAGTTAGGACAGACCCAGAGCCCGGTCGGCTCCTCCAATCAGAATGAGGCGGGACTCTCAGACTCTCCAATCAGAGTGCTGTTTGAGCGCGCGTGCTCTGTGCGGCTGAGTCGGGCTGAAGAAGCCTGCGCACGCGCCTAGATTCTGGAGCCCGAAAACCTTGGAGGGGCGGGGTCTCCAACGTGGCTTGGCGGCCCCGCCCTCGACCTGCTCTCCGCTGCTGAGGCTCAGAGTTTACTGCCGCGCCCCCTACTCTGCCTTCGCCATCTTTTTTTGTAATACCCTGACCGAGGTGATGACCCTTTGTGAAGGAAATCAGCTAAAATGCAGTTTCGTGACactcctttcttttatttctgggaTGTGACTGGTTTGACTTGGATTCTAAAACAAACATAACTCGATATGCATTTTCGAAAACTGAACTTTATCGCCGCAGCAAAATGTACAACTGTCTATAACAAACATGCTAAAATAATATAAACCTATGATAAGTGGGAAATTACCGTTATTCTGGTAACTTGTAGTGTTTTTAAGCATCACAACCAATAGTTACAGAAGAGGATCAAGGTAAAGAGTGACTTCGCTGTCAAACCACAACCCTATCGGCACCCTTGTAAAATAAGCCTTTCTATGATGCTGTGAGAATTGACAATCTAAAAGAATTAAATGGCACGGCAGTGGTGGCATAtttcattaatcccagcacttggaaggcagaggcaggcgtatctctgagttcgaggccaacctg
Coding sequences:
- the Smim4 gene encoding small integral membrane protein 4, with protein sequence MFFRAQVRRALQRVPGKQRFGIYRFLPFFFVLGGAMEWIMIKVRVGQETFYDVYRRKASERQYQRRLEDTSETNLHKLIKIPTKPWQ